ATGTAAAGGTGCCAGTAATGATAATTCTGCTTCTTGATTGTGAAAATGAAGGGAACCACATTACACTAGTAAAACTATGAGTGGACTTGTTATTTGAGAGACATGATTTGCAAGAGGGCATTATCTGGAAGGATTTAACAACAAGACATCTTGCCTTAAATATATGATAATGACATTTCATGATACTTGTGTCTTCCTTCTTCTAGATCTGGAGAAGAGAAATGTAAGTGCCTCAAAAGGTCATCACACCACAGCATTCATGGCAACACGTTCAACAGTAAAAAACCTTCCACATCAATGGAGATGTTAACCACCATTTTTGCTCCAAAGTTGTAGCTAAATTTATTTAGTCTCTCAAGAAGTGCTCCAATATCTTAAAAGATGGAACAGGATTCAGTTCATTGTAGAAGTACTGGCATTTCTAGCTTACATTTCTTCATAAAGTTTCTATAATCACATAAGAAGAATGCAGACAAAACAAGTAAGGCACAGGCATATACAAACTCAGCAGACCTTTTTATTTCAGGTCATTTGAGGGGGTAGaagttaaaaaattatacaaataaaaacaacttatgcAAATTCAGAGGTAATTCTAAAAGCAGTCATGAAACACTAAATGAAGGCTAGGATCTAATAACACAATTTTAAGATGGGTAAAAATGCTACCCAAATTCTACATTACAGCAACTTTTTTTTCCCGCTGCCTAAATCAGAAGGTAGCTGGTCATAAAAATACTTTgtgttaaacagaataaaaatcaTTATATCTAGCTTTTCATGCCTATGATTGTATACTTTGATTTCAACATGGCCTTTGTCATGACCACCGAACTATATACAAGATTGTATAAAAATACACCAGTGGTTAACTAATGTTACAACTTTCATTCAGTGTACCATAACACTCAAAGGAGTTGGTTGTCACAATAATAACCTCTTAATAGTCTTTTTctaacattcattaatcacaaaaTATTCTGACAACACCTCACTTTATACTTTTGTTAAACAGGACTTCAAACTCTATTGGGTATCAATTTTTCAgttgaaatttttatatatatgattgAAAAAATTGAACACTGAAAAGTTATAGACTTTGGTTACAGAAATTGTTTTTTCACAAAAGCTCtttgtgaaacttgttttattcaaataatcTGAATTACGTCATAGATGCAACTGATTTTCTGTTCTTctaagttaataaaaaattatacttatataatGTTGACATTTTACCAGTCAACAAGTCAAAAACTTTACTATACAGTGTTTCTACAGTTTATCACATGTAACAATGTTACATGAAGGTTTTGACTTCACTTTTGTgtggaaaagaaagaaagagcaTATTTCTTCTGTTAATAATGTTCAGTGAAGAAGCTAAAGTACACTAGACATTTTACTAAGAGATCTGACAAGTTTCCtcatacaatttaataaaaatatgtagacTTTTCAGTAACCTCCATGGCTAGGTCAAGTAAATGCAGAGTATTAGAAAACCTTTGAATTATCATGGATGTCAGGAAGAAATACCCTCACAGCACCAATGTGTGTCAGTCAAAACACACATGTGAAATTTATAGCACCACTGTCTTAGTTTCAGGTCTACACCTTGCTTCACACTGATTATGGGTACAGTtatcaaatttgtttttgtaaataattcatgctcataaatgtttgtttactatGACTTGCAAATTAAGAGGAGTATAGATCTGATACTAAAACTTTTTCTTGAAGGTTACAGATGTACGAACCTGTCACTGGCCCCTATCTCTTTGTATTCTATCCAAAAACTCtgaatgaaaaataacattaactgtAGGCAGGAAGGGCACCTTGTAAAGAGACTGTTAGCCAATGCTGAAATCAGTTAATATTCAGCTTGTTTGGCTTTACTTTCTCAACAGAATGGAAAGTTAAGTTTGTTCTTGTTCACTAATAACAAGGTCAAAGGTGATAGGTGGATATTGCCTCTTGGAAGAAAGATTCAATATTTAATGTATTCCAAGGCAGAGCAGAGCATGCACACACACAATTTTAGCATGCACTCATTATGTTGACACTTAATTTgcttgtatattatttttcttctcaaaTTCCTTGCATTGTCTAAAATGAGAGTAAGTTAGGCAGCTTCATGCTTGCCCCCACATAAATTACATCGAACACCACAGCGGTGGCATGCTTGAAGAGGTATATAGCACCACAGACACGGTACAAGGAGCGAGAGGAGAGCCAACCCAAACCAGCGACGTCGACACTGGTTATCCGAGTCATCACAAGAACATGGATGATGACTAAAGTCACCCTCTGCATCTGACATACAGTGGTACAGCATGCACTGAGCACATGAAATACAGGTAGTAGCATTGATACAAGATAGTACACCATCTGGGGCATACTCGCAGCTACCTCGCCTGTTGTCGTCCTCATTATACATCTCTTGACAGTACCGACACTGAATTCTAGTAAGTGGCGATTGTTTCCTTGATTCTTTATGTCTATCTTTCTTCTTCTTACACTTTGTTGGCAGCAAAGGAGGTGGTGTAGCAAttatgttttgctgttttttaaactgtttatggaGTCCCGTTTCCCAAGTCTAAATGAGTCCATCACAGGATAAGAATATTCATGCTCAGTCCTAGATGGCTTATCCTTAGCAAACTGTAATGTAAGAATAGGGCTCAGTAGACATCACTTCTATTTTATCACTGTCAAACAgcatttgttctttgtaaaaggtttttgttttatccTTTGTCCATACTTCTTCTGTGTGACCTTTGTCCCCATGTTGAGAACCACTCCCTCCAGATGTTCCAACACCACTACTTCCATTTCCATTGCCACTGTTGGAACCTCCAACATAGCGAGCAGGACGAATATAGTGTATCCTATGTAAATAGTGGTGGTTGGCATGAGGATGTGTGAAAGGTGGTGATGAAGATGAAAAGTCTCCACTGATGCTAGCTGTAGTGGAAGAAGGTCTTGGGATTCCTGGCATACTCCCACTTGTTGTGCTAGATCCAGAAGAGGAACGAGAATCAACTGGTAGGTCCAGTGTCTAgcataaaagagagagagagagagagagccaCTTTAGCTTACTTACACAGTTATAAAGCAAGAAGGAATATAATTTAAAGggaataaaaaaaaggaaaaaaagagttAGAACTGCAATCAAATTCTAAAGCAAAATCACATAGAGCTAAAATAACTATAATTGtacaaaatttaagtttatagTGGTATCCTCATATCAAAATGGAAGGAAgatcacaataaaataaatgtctaaaAAACAGTGGGTAGCACAAAGTTGGAAAGTTGTTGAAATGGACCAATCTGCCAGTTGAACATACTAagcaatattttaattcatttctgtCTACCTCCATTGTAAAATTATACAGGAGTGGGTAAAAATGTTAACTAATCACAAGATCACCAGTCACGTTGTCCATTGCAACATTTTAGATCAAAACCTGTTTGATATGTATAAgctatatttttcaacaaaataacaaatacaagcTTAATGAGAAATTCCCAGAGTTATCAATACAGGGTTAGtgacagagaaaaaaaacaatcacaaatcagaatattttggtattttaaaagGCGTGTAACTCAATGCAAAAACTTGTCAACATACGCTATGTGCGTGCTTGCATCTAGTCATATTATAGGAAACATCTCTTGTGGTTACGAACAAATGATGTTCTATTATCATTTCTGTATACGTGAAACGTGTAAATATGAAAGTTTTTCTCAATCACTggaatgtgtaatattttatctcCTATCAGATGAAGTCAGTGGTCTAAGAAGAGACctcaaacatgaaaacaaaagtttctaaGCAATTAAGCACATGAGCTTGAAAAACTGTTTTGATTAAGCATATGTGTTAACATCTACAACAAGTATTTGTGACAAAAGACAAGATGGTAAAGAAAAAGGTGAAATGTACCACTCAAGTTGgcttttattacagaaataattagttttgtgATAATAAAAAGTACATATTTAGTCAGTAAAAACAGGGGAACTGACACATCTTTAGTTTCACTTGTGCTTTTAATATAATAGCTTAAGCTTGAAAACTGTACAGAAAGATTTTCTACAACTtctattaaaatacagttttgtatgttctctatattatttaaagtgtagAAAAAAATTACTGAGAATGTTCTGTATATTTTCTGGTCAATTTATGCGTAACAATAGTATCAGCATTACAAAAgactacattgtttgtttttttaattatttataccaAAATCAGAAAATGAATTAGTTTGGAAACATaattataatagtgtacaaattAAAAGCATCTGAATGTTAGTATTGTGTGAATGTGAATAGAACAGGTTGATCTTAAAATTATAAGCAATGTTTTACATCATAAACAAAGgaaaacaagttataaatgttattacacacataatataaatagtactgtataaatacttttgaaattaaaatctaACTTTTAATAAAAGTCTTACTAACCATAAACACATCATCATTGCCAAGACTGGTTTCATGAATCCGAGACGGATCACCACTTCCTGAAAAAAAATaactatgtatataaaaatatttattagttgtttCTCCACAATTATTGGCAAGAAGAAAAACACTTAACCCTACAAGTGGTTTGATGTCAAATGGTTATATTAATAGCAAAATTACTCTAATTAACTCTGGCATCACATGGTTCATAAGGTACTTTATTCTACTTTAAACAACAAGCAAATATTACATTACCTTAAACTTTATAtctgatattttaatttggaGAAAATTGGTAATTCAAGAGACTCTTACATTAGAGGCCTACATGTAAAAGGATCCATTTCAACAGAAACACTAAAATACGATGCAAATGTTATTTGAAGAATTACagataatttttaatatgttctctcTCAAAAACAATAGCAATAACTACTTAGCATGACATAACACAGTAAATACTGAAGTGAATGATATGACCTAAGTTAGAAGGATACTGTATGGCACATACAGTTGACACTTGCAGGAAATGTTGAAGTTGGAGACATATTTTAAGGAGCAGGATTTAGTTTTCAGAAACTTATGATACAAAATGTAAGTAACCTGGTAAATCATAGTGGAAGGTAAGCAATATTAAACATATCCATACTGGTTGATCCATAAAAAgatggcccaacatggccaggtgtgttaaagcatttgacttgtaatctgagggtcgctggttcgaatccccatcacaccaaacatattcaccctttcagccatggaggcattataatgtgatggtcaatttcactattccttggtaaaagagcagcccaagagttggtggtgggtggtgatgactagctgcctttcctctagtcttacactgctaaagtagggacagctagagcagatagccctcatgtagctttgtggaaaataataataaaaaaacaacaaaaaaacataaagatCTGGCCTGATACCATTTCCAGCAGCATTTACATCTAGAAAGAACTTCTCTGACATCATGAGCAATATGGATAGTCCTATCTTTTCTATGTCATGGTGCTGTATAGCTGTTGAGGCAAAGACAAGCCAATGGCATTTTTCATGTACAACTTCTACTGCATGGTCTTATTTAACCACTAGTGCAGTTTATcaattgtttttttctcaagATATATCAAATGGAGAGTCAATGTTTTGCTTAAATTTCACTGCATCCTGGTTGAGAAACAATGCACTAGTAATTATCATCTGAAACAGGTGAGATCATATACTAAAGAATAATTTTCACGTAATCTCAGTAAAGGGTACAAAGAGTGAGAGGAGAGCTAACCCAAACCAGCAACATTGACACCAATCATTCCAGTTATCACAAGAACATGGATAATGATTGAACTCATCCCCTGCATCTGACATACAGTGGTACAGCACATGCACTGGGCATATTACATAAAGATAGTAGCATTGATATAAGACAGTACACCATTTGGTGTTCAAGTCTAAGCAAGAGTATAATCTGTTACAG
This genomic window from Tachypleus tridentatus isolate NWPU-2018 chromosome 10, ASM421037v1, whole genome shotgun sequence contains:
- the LOC143229752 gene encoding LOW QUALITY PROTEIN: sprouty-related, EVH1 domain-containing protein 2-like (The sequence of the model RefSeq protein was modified relative to this genomic sequence to represent the inferred CDS: inserted 1 base in 1 codon; deleted 1 base in 1 codon); this encodes MTEGSFDDGNYLVRVRAQVMTRDDSSGGWVPMGGGGLSNVSVRKRAVPSEDNVKHEYFIYGKRTADQSVVLSCIIKKDFQCNRVMPTFYHWRTGNKKFGLTFQTAADARAFDKGVRQAMDDLFDGSGDPSRIHETSLGNDDVFMTLDLPVDSRSSSGSSTTSGSMPGIPRPSSTTASISGDFSSSSPPFTHPHANHHYLHRIHYIRPARYVGGSNSGNGNGSSGVGTSGGSGSQHGDKGHTEEVWTKDKTKTFYKEQMLFDSDKIEVMSTEPYSYITFAKDKPSRTEHEYSYPVMDSFRLGKRDXHKQFKKQQNIIATPPPLLPTKCKKKKDRHKESRKQSPLTRIQCRYCQEMYNEDDNRRGSCEYAPDGVLSCINATTCISCAQCMLYHCMSDAEGDFSHHPCSCDDSDNQCRRRWFGLALLSLLVPCLWCYIPLQACHRCGVRCNLCGGKHEAA